A region of the Arachis hypogaea cultivar Tifrunner chromosome 15, arahy.Tifrunner.gnm2.J5K5, whole genome shotgun sequence genome:
atatatttactatttaatttttataagtaaaaataatttaagaattacTAGTATTTCTCAGTTTTATACAACAAATTTAaccaatatatttaaaaaataacaaaaaaatatttgaaaaactaaATGACCCTAACAATTACTCAAAACACAATAAGActcccaacaaaaaaaaattatcaatccTAGTTGTTTCTTAACGAATAAATCAACAGTTTAACATGCCACATAGGTTTATTCCTTTAATacagaaaaaaatattgataaaggAGCCAATTAGTCTCACAAAAATAAAGATCAAAGGGCcggaaagaaaattttttttgttgaaaaccTTATTGTCTTTCAAGATAATTGTCAAggatcatttaaaattttttttctcttaaatatatatcatatcaattaaatttaaaaaaaagatattaaatacTAACTACTAGTCTTATTTGTATTTTGAAAATTTAGGTTTTACTTTGAATAATtagctaattattattattattattattattattattattattattattataatctcAATAGACTAAATTTATATAACAGAATAATATTTTGTGgtgatatttaataatataaaatttttcacacataaataaataaaatactatttaatttgcACACCAAATATTAATTACAAAAGtcacaatttatttttaataaataaatattttaatatatattttatatacatgaCTGATTTTTTATATACGACaaaatatatttgaaataaaatttgtatGAGGACAAACACATTATTAAAGTGAGAACAATATATATACACatgcttattatttttttctctaaaattcaaTGGGGGCAATTGCCCCATACAGCCATATGTGATATGTGGATCCGTTCCTCAAGTCCTTGTACCATGATGCATGCTTTTGGTAAATGATACAGTTTCGGTAGAAGAATATAATTAAGGTAATTAAATGAAAAGTCAGAGATATGGACACAAGTCATGAAAATACAGAGTTTTTGTATAATAGAGTATATATTTGAAATGCATGTTTACTTcacacaaaaattctaatttagaTGTAAAAGTTGGAGTCTACCACAAGTTACAAGGTTTTAGTTTCTTATCAATTCCTTTGTCCAATATTAATTAGTGAGAATTAAAAGGACATATAAATAGGAGAATTCAATTAAGTTaggggagtggatcctctccagtgaaaAAAATTGGATGGTATTTAGTGTTCAATCTAACCATTCATtgctttctctctcttatttatttttggtcccactcataaaatcaaaggtgagagatcacactgtaTTCTATCAATTGTTACGTTCAATCTAACCATTGATTgctctctctcttatttattcCTGATCTCACTCATAAAATCAAAAGTGAGAGATCACATTGTATTCTATCATTTGTTAAAAAACTGGAGAAGATCATTTTCCTTAAGTTAGATGCTCAATGTAGAGGAGCAATTTTATgggtattattatttatttgaaaaaaataaaaataagaaaggaagtaCCAAAATTTACAACTAGAAATAAGTGCATCAAAAAGATAAAATAGATTACATGGAGGATAGTTTTATGGTTTTAAACATCCAAAATGAAAGTTTTAAAACTGATTGAAATACTAACTACCTAATTGTGAATATGATTAATTTatgataaaacaaaaatataatatattatttgattCATGTAAGTATTTGATCTCATTCAGTGTGAGAAGTCATAGTTAATTTGACTTTGTGTTTTTGTtgcgtttattatatatatatatatattatacttaCATAGTTACTGTACTATTATTGGTTATGATCAGCATGGCGAAGACACTTGAACGGTACCAGAAATGCAGTTATGGAGCCTTGGAAGTAAATCACCAACCTGCTGTGGAGACACAGGTGTACTTGTTTTCCCTTCAATTTATACTTTTTAAGTACAAAAATCAGCTACTACATGGATAGATTAAGCTTGGTGAATCATAACTTCTCACAAGGTTTATGGATACTCCTTAATTGAGAACCTTGGTATGAATCATTACTATGAATAGTTACTCACTCAATCGCCGGGTTGAatgattagtttatttttctacttaatcAAGTGTCAAAAACTACTAtgacaaattaaaaaatagttactCAGTCACTCTGATTTTACTGTTACATTTTGTCTCGTGTAGTcccatttatattttcaaaatgctACATAAACAACTAACTTTTAACAACTACATATACAGGATAGGATACCTATAGAGAATAAGAGAGATGTATATAATGAGTCTTAGATAATAAAGTTAAAATTacacatatttatttattttagagtatatacccattttgaTCCTCAAAGAATTTTAAACTGGACACTttagtttttaactaaaattaattatttgattggtttctaacaattaactccgtcagtcacttaggtcctttactcCGTTAATTCTAACGGAGGATAAAATAGTCCCTGATAACTCTAACAggagacaaaatggtccctgatctcCTCTGTTCGGAAACGACACTGTTCTCtcccaatttccatcatatctcacataacactaacagtctaatactgtaacttcaaactatacaatgcacactctataaatttaatgttcacaagaaaaaaaatcctcCACGGGTTGAGTTGCTGATGTGGTTTGTAATTTTAGAAAGATTGAATACAAGAGATAGATTATGTAAGTTTAAGATTGTACCAGAAGCGGAATCCTTTTGTGTCTTATGTAAGGATAGATTAGAGACGGTACATCACTTGTTTTTTCATGTGATCGTATATGAAAGTTGTGGGGATCAATCTTGGTGGATTGGAGTGTAATTTGGGTTTGGCCAGGAACCACCAAAGAATGCTTTGAGGTGTGGATGGAtagaaagataagaaaagatatgaaggAAGTGTGGatggtgttatttttttttgtaatatggTGCACATGGAGATGTAGAAATAACATTGTCTTTAATAATAGAGTGTTGGTATTAGAGAAGTTAAAGGAGGAAGTTGTAGAATGCACAAATCGATGGTGTCAAGATCGATAATATAGGAGTAATTGATGTACTTATGAGTGCAAATATCAAGTCTAAGGTGAATATGAAGACATATGAAGTTGATCTTTGATGCATGATTTACTGATCTATGAAAAAGGCCAATAATTTTGTAGAGTAAAAGTTGGAAGGAGAATGATCATGATTTGATGTTGTATAACTGATCGGTTTCATCTTAAAGTGTCTTTGGAGGAGCTAAAATCATTATATTCTTTTGCTCCCTGTTTGCTGTTTTATGctagtttttatgttttctttgtaGTTATTGCTCTATTTTTGTTACTATTTTTTGGAACTACACCCACTTTGTTTGGAATTGGGTGGAGATGTAattatctgaaaaaaaaaattctcaacttgttctcaaccaatttatactcaggaaactaatgcctatgtctctcaactagttgttgtcttcgatggatcccatgaatccAGACAACAAGTCATTTGTTAAGACTTTGAAagagaaggaatgaagcactcggtgtctatttcaaatgagaatttgcatatgatgtcgaaggagaatcttctcatgatgtcctaatgtccaacaatctatattgcttgctGGAGAGTGGAGAAAGACGTGCCCTTGGAATAGTcgtggaacttggtcttgaggatgttgTGGACGTTGTCGGGATTGGAGGTGATGTTATCAAAGACGTGGAAGTGGATGCTTTTGGTGGATGAAGTGCAGAGGAGGCGGATGTACCAGTCAcaaagatttaggaagtgtgtggtccatgacgtgttgaggtaggtgcgacaTGTGTGACAATTACACCATGACTTAATTTTGGAGgtaaagaggaggaaggaaaagatggaaaagaagactgtgaaggtgaagaaggagagtatgaatgttagggttatgcgagatatgatgaaaattgggAAAGAACAGTGTCGTTTTCGAATAAAAGGGTCAGAGATCATTTTGTCTCTTGTTAGAGTTGTCATGGACcattttgtcttccgttagagttgacggagTCAAAGACCTAAGTGAATGACgaaattaattgttagggaccaatcgagtaattaattttagttggagactaaaatgtcttgtttgaaattctttgaggaccaaaatggataTATACTCTTTATTTTATATAGTTGTGAGCTGTGATGTATAATTGTCAAAATTAGTAGTTTATATAACATTTTTGTGTTTGCACCCAtttcataattattatttttagtttcaaataagTGTCCGTTATAGAAGTATGGATTAAGGGAATGATTATCTTGATTTCagataaattaaactaattttacaaAACTATCTTTGTTAAgttttgttcttctgttttttatGTGGGTATATATATACTCCTTCTTTTTCATCTGATTAATTTGATAagaatattagttaaaaatttaattaatgttgtataactttttttttaataaaatagtaGTATTTATTTAATACTATATACATTCTTATTAGCTTGTATTCAAAAGTAGATAGTAAATGTCgaacaaattataatttaaatagtataatttttttgtaattagaGATGGTAAATTCGAATCTCACTCCAGAGAACAAAAAACATAAGTAGGTAGTAATGTACACTTTGTGTGTTACAAATAACATTTCTATAACCATAAATACAAGCTATCCAAGTCaagagaaaattctaacatacttgTCCATATATTGTTGAGTAGAGGCGCTATCAAGAGTATCTCAAGCTGAAATcaaaagttgaggcactacagaAGACTCAAAGGTATTATCAAGCTAAAGCAgacatttgacttttttttttctttttacgtgaaaaaataaattatattttaatttcatgtaAGTAGAAATCTCCTTGGGGAAGAATTGGATAACTTAGATGTTAACGAGCTTGAACGGCTTGAGCGTCAGCTGGACTCTTCATTGAAGCAAATTAGGTCTAACAAGGTATGCAAATTTAGTATCTGAGTCTTCTCTCTTGCTTGCGTGGATATTATTATATATGCTTGAAATAGATGAAGTCAGAAACTGAATAGGGAATTCATCATAAGAAGTTCTTAAGTTCCTTCTATGCGTTAAATTAGCAGTAACTTATAGCAGTTATTAGGACATTAAGACAGGAACATAGATACACAAAATTGTATTTGATATAAGAGATATAGACAGAAATAATGTGTCTAAAGAcactaaattaatgtattttattttcattctaacAAAAAGGACACAAAAACATTAATAAgaaacacaacttattttttattttttcttttattatttttgttaatttttcataattatattttttattattatatttttcatctcaaattttttgaataaaaaaaatgaaaataactttaatttttataatttgttctagtttattacCAAATAGAATACAATAACACAAAATTCTGTATCtctttatgtatttatatataaatatatgtaatttaatatatttttaatgtgtgttttatatttttatgtgtattttatattaatatctaattttaattattaattttagtgtacacttAATATGATTATTGTCTTACTGATAATTTATAGTAGACTAATCTTAAACTATCTTAGGAGAGTATAATATGTTATTTGTCAAAAAATATTACCGTagttcttttttaaatttaaaaattaatttattaaagatTAAATTTGTAGTTTGGTCCAGTTTTACACTAAACAAAACCTGATTTTAAAACAAGTTGTTTGTATAtacttattaaaattatttaattttttgatatattaatttttgaattaaacgagttaaatttatttttaaaattaaaactagctagtaattttaaattaaaactaattttaaagttaaatattTACATTGTAAAATAGTGGTTTTGTGCCATTTTTAGATTATTTAAAATGATTTAGTATAGTTTTATTTGGGTAATTCacctaaataaagaaaaataaaaaatgaattacaacaataaaaatttttaaaagtgttaCAAAAATGTGATGTTTGAAAATTGTGCCAAGATAATGTCAAAGATCCTGACATGCATCTTTTAGTATTCTAATTCTCTCAATCTAACAAAGAACATGGCATGCATAATTAACGGCAGATTcagaaaaatttaataataaagtgtataaaaataaaattttagtataattatttataattttaaattaaaactatttatatttatcaaaaataaattaaaattatatacacaaacatgcatatatataattaaatttaaatttttaataaattaattatttgataaaaatatattaatctagaataataaaaaataatttataattaattttttaaaattaaatatttttattttttatatatttttaaatagttatttaactatttattattttttattcatctgcaaaattttatttattataatatttatagtataaatattttttttaactaaaacaatTACCCGCCTAGaccaaattattttaataaagaatgttgatatattaatatatagatagtatgcatttttatcttaattaattttaaaataaacactaataatttttgttatatttaaaaattaaatttcagtttGATTATTAACAGCATTAAAAGTTAACtataactatttattattttttattgagttaatttatttatttattttcagtttttatatcaaaaatcaaatttaacaagataattataattataatttttttttcaagatgtgttgtggggcaagtgccccctctAGTTTCTTATTGGGTCCGTGTCTATGCATAATGTAGTGTTTcatttaaaaagatattattaagtAAATACTAGTAGGCGTTAAAAGTAAATAGAATTAGGTATGAAGTTAGATGCTACAAATACCCTCTTCTATATTTACATAAAATTGTTTAAAAGATGATACATCTCTAGTAGACaatataatgaaaaagaaaaataataatatttaaactcTACATTTACATATTGCTAGATCTaactttatttacttttaatactaatatttaattaataattttttttaagtgaaaCAACTATATCAAGAGTGTATGTGTTTATTTATTGTTTGTGAAAAACGTTACACTATATCTCTTAAAttctattatattttaaattatggaAAGAAcctgaaaatttaaatttatcacatttttataacCTAATATTAAatgtcatattttttaaaatttgaatgattTTTCTTATGTTGAAAAAAATCTCGAGTTTCATTTTAGTAAACTGTACTATAAACACTCCTAGTCAAATATTTGGAGCTATgttcttaattaattttttttttccttataaaaaggagaaacaaagCTAGAATCCATGCATTCTACACTCAGAAATTCTATAATTCATATATTCTTATCAATCAGAATCCGCCCATCCTCTTCATCTAGTGctttttgtttaatttgtagaTTTGATTTTTTCCTCTAAGTCTTGGTTACAAATGGCAGACGATCACTATTTGTATTGACCCAATTTCGCAAGTTAATTATGATGTTCTACTATACAAAAAGAACTATATATGAAATGGAATGCTCAAACTAGTACGCATCAAACCATGTTTACATAAATTCACTGATAAAGCTATGTATGTTACCTGGTACCAATTCAATAACATTGGTTTTTTGAATATTAGTGGTAACAACTATTAGtatcttaatatatataattcCTTGAATAATTTATGAATTTGGAAAATATGAATGTGTATTCCATAttgttttatcattttaaaaatttattgtactTGTGTTTTGCGTTATATATGTTCAGTATCAATAGTATCAGTGCTTCATAGTATATAATTGTTTCAAGTACTTGATCCATAAACTTATGATTTACCTTATGATTCCAAGAAAATTTGGTTGGTTAACTGTTCCTTTTTCAACAGACACAACTTTTGCTCGACCAACTCTCGGATTTGCAAAGAAAGGTAAAATTCTGTTTGTATTTTGTGCATCATCTATTTAGGTGATTATCAAAAAATACTTGATGGAGTCAATCATCAAATAACTTATTatacatttatatatttttataaaaaattttaatatattttttagttaaataatcaattattacaaaaataaattaaaatctgCTATAACAGAAAACTCAAATATGCAACAGATGAAAAATCAAACTTGGATCTTTCTACTAATATTCAAAACTTATTATAAAAACGTCACCATTTTGCATCTAATTAACTAAATGCCACCATTTTGTTATGGTGGCAACTAATttgctgttttatttttaattataattaattataataatatagaaAGAGTGACATATGAGTAATTAGTTTTAAAAGAATAATGTTATGTTAGATATATACTGTCTGATTTTGTGTACAAATAGTATATTTGATTTTGGTAAGTTTCGACAAAGATGGCATATTAGGTAAAAAACATCAAATTTATATAGTAGTATAGTAAAAGAAAATTTTAGATACCAAATATGTATTTCTATATAGATTTTTGGTGTGCACATAAtgcattaatttattaatataaaacatGTACTTGTAGAGGCTGGCTAACTCTGTTTTTAATGGATCATAGGAAGAGATGCTGTTGGAAACAAATAATGTCCTCCGGAGCAAGGTATCAAGACAAAACACTACTGTTGTTCATGTATGTTATATGGATCATGTTTTTCTTAAAATGAAGAAGAGGTTGAATAAGTGAAAACGTAAGAATTTAGTAATCTTTGAATGAAAGTAGTGGAGTTCATGTAGAATAGAGATTATAAATTCAATGACGACTCATTTTTTAAGAATAGTTTATTGATCCTTATTTTATAACAACTAAACTCTTATCTTTCACTCTTTGATCTTAGCTTATTTGACACACTCGCTCTCAAACAAAAATGTTATGTCTGCAGTTGATTATAGAGCAAACAAAGTTACAAATAGTCAATAAAAGTAATCTACACTGTTGCTAATTATGGGATTGCTGTTTCTGAAGATATTCATATtcattctcatatatatatatcgttTAAACAACAAAAAGTTGTTGTAAGGCCACAGTTAGTTACAACCTTAGTCCTTTTTGCTTATGaaatattattatctttaattaggGCAAGAATACAATATAACAATTGCATTATTTAAGGTGCGACCACAATAATCTGAGAGAACCTTTTCTGCTTGGTGAGAGGAGGAGAAAAGAAATAACACAAAAAccattttcttgttattttgctTCAAAAGTTGGAAAACTGAAACTTAGCTGATACAACATAAAGATGATCTTAATTTTGGGATTTCAATGTATTCTGATTTCATGATTTTCTGCTACCCCATTTGATTGATTACTTGACTTATCTGAAAACCTTTCATGTTTAATGGATGCAGTTGGAGGAAATTAATATGGCGATTCAACCAACATGGGAAGCTAGGGAGCAAAATGCTCCCTACAGCCGACACCCTCAGCAATCAGAGGGATACTATGAGACAACACAATGCAATAGCACATTACAAATTGGGTAATGTTCTTTTTATCTCTAAGGGTGTGTTTTGATTTGTGATGTAAATAGGATGGAAATTTTTCGAGCATTTTGAATTTATCCATTGAAATCTTAACATTTCAATCAAATATACATTATAAATGTGATAGGAAATTTGAGGCACTAAGATAATATAGATAGAGATAGataaaaataattgtatttgtattttgtttggaaTGAGAAATTGGAATAGACACGCGTCTTTGAAAAACCACTTTTGTTAACATTAAAACCAAACATAAgagatatttgaatttttttttacagaGACAAAgactaagattttgaaaattgaaactcttattgaattgaagtcagaaatttaaaagtttagagatttaattaatatttaattgatTTATCTGTCTTTAatgagtttgatttttttttcttttaccatCAATTTTTTTACTTGAGCTCGAAGAACTAGTTCTTGATTTAACCTAACTGAATTTATCGgttcaatttagtttttaaaacaataattaaGGTAAATATTTTCTATCTTCacttttaaaagatataaaagatattaaaattttttatttttggcacAAAAATTGTATTTCTATCTTTGTGTATCATTTTAATCGAATGAATTTCTGTATCAATTATCTTTTGTATTTTTGTCTGTATCTATTATCTCTAATAATTTTGTGTTAGATATTTCTACGTTTTCTATTTTTATACCATTCAAACATTATATAAGTGCATAGAAATTATGGTAAACGAATTTCTGCAGCTATTGTCTTTAGGTATTTCTATGTTAGATATTTCTATTATCTTTATCTCTCTATTATTCAAATAAATACTATGTAAGTGCATAGAAAATAgggtaaattttattttaagagaacAAATATTTTGCTTTGCAAAGTAGCTGATAACTTGtcaacttcttcttcctctctataGATACGGTTCTTCGGTGACAAATGATGCAGTAGGTGGTGCAGGAACATCAACCCAAAATGCTAGTGAATTCTTGCATGGATGGATGGAAGTATAATAGATCAAATGACCTAATTTGATTCATGATACTAAGGAGCAAAAAGTGACATTGTTAGACATTTTATGGCCTAGAACAATAGGCTTTAATAACAGGTCTTCTCATGAAACATAAAACTTACAATTACATTTTATATGTTTATATTCCAATAAGGGATGTATGTTTCCTTGTGGAATTTGATAAAACCTTCCCAAATTTCACCCATCATACATAATAATCATGTGGATTATTTAATCCTCATGATGGGTTTGTTGATGGTTAAATATATGTTTGTATGTTTAAGTTGTAAAGTAGACAAGTGCTAGTGgttgctgcttcttttttttttttttttacagaacgTAGACAATTTTTGGGTTTAAACTTTTGTTCCCCTTTCTTATACAGTGAATGAGGAGCTAGTGAACTCTAAAATTGTATTCTGTTGTGCAATATTAGTTCAATGGACTAAAGATTATGGTTACACATATATGGATTTAATTTGAAATATACCTTGTAAAAGTTTTTTATGCTATCATTTAAGTATATGTTAGATTTTGTAACCATATTCAGTTTTTTCTCCTATTATTTACTCAAACGTTAgtctttatttaaataaaataatgttaaaattctCATATATTATATTGTATTGAATATGTGACCAAAAAATATGTTGTATCGAATATTAAATTGAGAATGTATATTTTGTAATCGTCTCCTCCTATATGGATATTTTTCATGCTCTATTAGGATTGTTAATATTCTATTCAATCTGGAGTtgttttttctaattaaaattataattattttgttaaacttaatttttaaattctaaaattataagttattaatcctaaattttaagttataaattttaaatcttttaaaaatgagaattttaaaaataaaaaaatgaactaaaattaactaactaaaaaataattttctgtaCTTTCTCGTGGTAAAATGTCATTACGTTTGTGTTTCAAAATTGCTAGAGTTTAATTTTGCCACTTAACTCAGCTATTTTGTATAAGACTCTGAatgtttgaaaattaaataataaattatttatgatttattatatttatttatgattttttttaaaaaattatttacaaaaagtaattaaattaaagttatatATGAGACATTGAGTttaatattaattagaatttatgtaatttttatgataattaggttttttttatttaaaatttaaaattttagttattaaaaaataatgaaaatttgttagtttaatttgaataattagaatttggGGTTTAATGCTTTAATTTTacgaactaaaatttttttattagattatctctaatttttaaattagattaGCTACTCAAAACTAATTGATAAGTttataaataaatagtattttcaaaaataattatgttgaattatatttaatttttaattactacTCTATcctctaatttaattaaaatttttatactatccgaatcctaatcctaattcccaaatcaaaattCTAACTCTAAGACACACTCACCCACACCTCACTCTCCTCACTCTCAGTGCCGCACACAACACTCACACACCCCTCACGTATAAACACACAcgcagagagaagaagagaggaaaaaGAGGTGAAGGTTAATGCCGGCCAAGGCTCCGCTGTCATGCCTTGTCGCTACTGCTATAGTCGCCATCGCCGAGAGGAGAAGAGTCAGAGGAGAGAGACATCGAAATTGTCGCACGCGAGAGAAAGAGAACGCGATGGAGGAGAGATGAAGGGGTACTCTGTTGCCGCTGATGTTTCGACCGCCACTATTAGGGCTTGTTGCCATCACCGTCGCGTCTTGTCGCCATGAAGTCGTCGTCATCACTGCTTCGAAGGGAGCTGCCGCTGTCGATGTGATGAGGAGAAGGGGAAAGCAAATGGAAAAGAGTGTAAGATCCccgatttttaaaaattaaataaaatttatttataatttattatatttaattaagattatatttttaagagattttatatataaattaagcaATTTCTTAGTTATGATTTAAAGTTTTAATAATTGAAtgataataaggattttatatgctttaatttgaataattagatttttagctctattttataatttaaagaaaattaatttgattatctccaAATATTGAATTGCAGTattgagtttaaaataatttgtaaattgatgattaaatgataattttataGATAATATTATTGGATtcaaaattagttttcaattactctattaccctttaattttattaaaattactaaactacCCAAAATCTCCAATTTCATACACAAAACTCTAATTCCTAAATTAAACCCTAATTGACACTAACCCTAACCTAACACTCACCCTCACTTCCTTATCACATCAGCACCGCCTCACCACCTCACCCACCGCCATTTCACCTTTTTTTCCTCTCAGCTGCAATGCACATACCCAAATAAATGAAAAAGAGAGCGAGATCTGAGAGACATCAGAGGAGAAGACGATTAAGCCAAGGAAGGAGAGGGAGCGGCCGTCACACCGCCACCGTCGCACACCACCACCGGGTTGTCAAGGCCGTCGCGTCGCCGACGAAGGGAAGAGGGAGAGACGCGTAGAGTtcaggagaaagagagagatgccGAACGCGGGGAGCATTCCTCGTCGCCTCGCTGTTTCACCGTCGCCCTCACCGCCAGCTCACCGCCAATCCGCCAACGAACAGCCATCGCTAGAGGAGCTTCGCGCCAGTTGTAAGAACCGGAATTTTCACGTataaccgttttaataaaataataatttttaactgcCCGGAGTCGGTTTGAAAATGTAGAAatgttctttttaaaatataaaggtgaaatgtgatttcaatgattttttttgaattgaaaaatgtatttttttcgaaaattttttataaaaatgcgtACCGATGGTTAAGCCGGTACTAGTCTGTCCGGTaccgc
Encoded here:
- the LOC112750406 gene encoding agamous-like MADS-box protein MADS2 isoform X2, coding for MGRGKVELKRIENKINRQVTFAKRRNGLLKKAYELSILCDAEVALIIFSNRGKLYEFCSTSSMAKTLERYQKCSYGALEVNHQPAVETQRRYQEYLKLKSKVEALQKTQRNLLGEELDNLDVNELERLERQLDSSLKQIRSNKTQLLLDQLSDLQRKEEMLLETNNVLRSKLEEINMAIQPTWEAREQNAPYSRHPQQSEGYYETTQCNSTLQIGYGSSVTNDAVGGAGTSTQNASEFLHGWMEV
- the LOC112750406 gene encoding agamous-like MADS-box protein MADS2 isoform X1, with the protein product MGRGKVELKRIENKINRQVTFAKRRNGLLKKAYELSILCDAEVALIIFSNRGKLYEFCSTSSMAKTLERYQKCSYGALEVNHQPAVETQRRYQEYLKLKSKVEALQKTQRNLLGEELDNLDVNELERLERQLDSSLKQIRSNKTQLLLDQLSDLQRKEEMLLETNNVLRSKVSRQNTTVVHLEEINMAIQPTWEAREQNAPYSRHPQQSEGYYETTQCNSTLQIGYGSSVTNDAVGGAGTSTQNASEFLHGWMEV